ACTTGGTCGGGAGCTGCATCTTTTACAATTTGCTCTGGTGTCATAGATGCGTTGTTTGAGATAACCTGCATGGCTCCAAAGCTGCGGCAAGCTTCGGCGATACCTGCCTCACCAGCCGGATGGCCCAATCGAGCCATCGCGGCAGGGGACACATATATTGGCATTCCTAACTTATGTCCCAGCAACGTAGTATCCAAGTCGCATTGTGTGCAGTCAATGAAAACCCGTGGCCGTAAGAGAATTGAGCGGTAAACTTCCGTGTTGAAATGTTTGGAAATTTTATCATCAGAGGCGGAATAGTAGTAGGCCCATGCCTTCTTGCTCACGTTTTTTGTAGCCACCTGTTCGATGTCGTCCATGTTGAGAAGGGACTCCATCGGGGGTGGACCCTCCGTCTCATCGCTTGACGAGGGTATTGGCTCTGCCTGTACCTTCGGAAGTGTATCTGGATTGACAGTACCAAGCATCGCTTCTGGCTTCAGGTTTTCTTCTAAAATGCCCGGGGGGTGAATGGGATCGTATTCTTCGGTTGCATCCTTTCCTGCGAGCTTCAAAATAATTTTGGAACCACCGGGGTGCTCGGAGAGGAAGTCGGTGACCTATAAGATAAATTATTCTTAATTAGTTTGAGGCCTAACATGTATAGATTCaagatttctttcttggatAAGATCATACATTGTACACTTTCCCATATAGGATCACCCAGCAACTGTCTGGGGTATTATGTTTCGCGACTGAACGGTTGGTTATCAGTTAGTGCATCAGCCTGGAAATATTTCATCAAAGTAGAAGAGTGATAACATACCTTCCGCCGCATCGAACACTTTGGCCATCTTGCGTGACCAAGCACGGTTGTATCTTCAGAACTGGTTCGTGGAATTGAGATGTGGCAGGGCTGGATAAAGATTCGAGAGATGAAGAGTAgcgaaaggggagaaaaaagaagaaggtatGTCCTTCAGAGAACGGGACTCCTAAGTCATGTACCCGACCGACCTAGACTCGGCAACAGGCTACTCGTTGTTAGCCCCATTCAATGACCGAGCGTGCAATGTGCATAAATAGGCTGATCGGACTTGACTCCGACCAGGCGCCGTGTGGGGAAGTAAGGCCCAGccttgggaggaggaagacgtACAGTATGGGCTGCGGCTATTGAGATTGCTTCATTTGGTAAATTTGATAGCCGACGGGCCCGCTATTTCTTGCGGATTAGAGAACCTCGCGCGATGATTGGTGGATAAATGGTTTCTAAGTTCCAACGAGTTATGACGTTTTATCTTTGATCGTTATGTGGTGAAAATAACATGTATCAATCGCAAAAGGGTATGTTTGAAAATGTCGGTATTCATGTTCTATGTGTCGCTGGACAAAGCAACTTTGagctactagtactagttgGGTCCTTCCCTCATCACTTCATTTGATCAGCTGCTCGCCGCACGTGCATCTACTCTAGGTATAGCTTTACCTGGTGTCTCCTCCCCGCGCGaaatctttctctttcggaAGCCAACTTCCATCAGGTTCTTGGAGCAAAAGCCTCAACATTAACTCCTCGAGGCGGACTCAAGGTGTACCCCCAAAGGATCCTCCTTACCTAGTTACATCGCGTTGCCACATTGGATCGAGTCGTTGGGAAAGAACAGGAAGCGTGCATAAATAACGCGTCGCGATGTTCGAGGTGCGTCTGCTGATTTGAGTTACGGtgctctttcttttatttccctGTTGCTCATCATATTCTGTGTTACATCATTTCTTTATTCTCCAAATATGCTCCGGTCTAACTAGTATCAGCGTCGTGCCGCTGATCGATATCGCCTACGGATGCACCGGGCTCGCACTGTTGCGCTAACAACCGATGAGATCGTTGAAGTGCGGGCAGCTCAGCGGACTTTTGAAGGAGCCTATGTCCGGACAGCATTATCACAGTTTTCGTTTGCCCTCGTTGTGCTCAAAATTTTCACTAGCGAGTTCTACAGCACAGGGGCTTTGTTCGCGATTTACGGCACCGGTGTGCTCATTATTGGTCTCTTCCGCCGCCAACAAGGGAATCGGCAGTTTTTCTCGGAggtgggagaagatggcatCCATAGACATAAGTTTCGAACGAGCGGAAATGCGGTGGTCGTACTGACGGCTCTGAGCGTCGCCGCATACGCCACACTGATTGCTCTCACTCTCAGGCTGGATAAGTAGGCGGAGTATCAAAGTCCCAATGGAGTGATAAACCCAACAGGTTTattatactccgtatctCAGGCAATGTGGTAACGCCCTGCGTAACTGCCAAGCGCCAAGAATCCCGCGGAATACAACCCCTTTGTCCGATTAGTATCCTCGAGTGTGTGTGTGAACTCTCAAGGTAGAGAGAAACAAGCATTGCGGGAGCCACCAGACCGCTCTGCTGATGGTATGATGCCAAGTGCTAAGCTGATATGCGACAGAGGATGCGTATATCACAGAGAGCAGCCCGGCGGATTCCTCCAACAATGTAACACATGACAAAGACTTTCTCTATGCATAGGTGGCTATGATGACCCATACCGACATGCAACGTTGGTCATGGTGGATTCAGCAGCTTCTACAGTTGACTGCAAGGGGAGACATCTTGACTGAAGGGGTTCAACGCAGGGAAGTTTTTTAAGACTTGTTGGCGGAGACCACGGTTGCGGTCTACAATACCAGTCAAACAAGGTAATATAGGCTCCTCGGTGTTTCCGGCCCGCTGCAGGATTTCAGACACAGTGCGAATCAGTTGATCCAAAGTGGATCAACACGATCAGTGGGCCACTCCTTCCCTTCATGATGATGGTACTGTGTAGTTGAGTCTCTTTTGTACCCTTGCCTAGGCCAAGCATTTCAGTTTTTCCGTGTTTCCATGAACGATTGGAGCCAAGATAAATTTGACTTTAATTTCATGTATGGGCACAGTACGTGAAGATCTAACAACGTTACTGGTAAGAAAGTATTATTTTGGTCTTGTCGGGAGGGGGAATGATTACTTATAACCAGCGTGGCCGTCACATTTACATGGTGGACACTTCCTGACATCATGTTTCCATAGATCAACACGCCGGAGATCCACCAGTTTGTATGTCCGTCCTGACAACCCAACCAGTGACTTCATAGATTGTAAAGCTGGAATCATATATGTCCATTAAACTGTCCACCCTTAGGGTAGTTTCCTCCCTTGTTCACCTGATGCTATTGCagtttttctcttccttatcTCTCGATTGAATAAAGAATCCTATCAGTATATTGATCTatatccttctctctttGTCTCCTCTCCTGGATTGCTGATCTATTTTGATCGAGTGGCGTAGGTAGAAgcgggaaaagaagagatcaTAGCCATTTCTGAATTCTTCTGTCTTCTCTTGGGCTAATCACTCGGGTTTCTTCGAACAGGttggtttgttttatttatttatttttccttttggaaGGGGGcgattttttttcttggtcaCCAACAAAGTGTAGGGGCTGAGGCAGTTTGAAGCCAAACAGTGACGTTTAGTGCTGCTCTACTTGACTCATCCGCCGCCCACCGGCAGCTCCGCTCctattttttttcctccaACCCTCTACACCCCTCACCCTCTAACTCTTCCAATTAAGCAGGAGGTTGGTTGATTCAAAGAATCGTTTATATCTGTCTTTGACTTCAACTTGTACTCTGAGGGTGAAGACCCGGCCTTACCGCAAATTTTCCCGATCGCGATACTCCAACCTATTGCTCAGAAACTGGCTGCATCCCCTGCGCCACTGGCGGGGATGTCTCAACAACACACCAATATTGCACGCTCGGCGATCATGACAAGCGCGTCAACGCCCGATTCTTTGCAAAACCGTGTACCAGATAGTTCCGACGGAGGCTCGTCAAATGGATGTTCTAGGCCCGGAATCGGGAAAGATGCTAATCTTATGCCTCCGGCAAAGACGCTGGTTGGAAGAGCGCTAGGAAATGACCTGCATTCCGATGCCCACAGAGGCTCACAAGCATCCAAGGATGGTGTCGGGTTCGCCCTAACTGACACTCCGATTTCTACCGCACCTTCGTCTCCACAATTGTATGTTCCCTTTCGCTTTTTCGTTCGCTTGTTGGTTGTCTATTATTGTCTAGATCTTGCGTCACAGACTCGGGGGATTTTAGGTTGCCCTTAAATTTCCCTCAACTTTGATCGGCAGTTGTTCCTCCGGGCCATATCGGCCAGGCGGTTCACgtaaatctattattatgCTTCTTACTGTTTGATGTTCTATTAGTCTTCTATTTTACGTTTTCGTGTTCTTTTGGTTTTAAGTATCTTGAGACTAATGTCCTCGTCAGCAATGCTAATAACACTCCAACTACGACCGCCTCGACGCCTGGTCGGGTTCGTGCCACCACACTTGATATTCCAGGTCTCACCAAATCGAAGGTGTCGCCTGATGGTCGGATTGCTCAACGTGATGTTGGGTCCAAGCTAGTCATTGTCATGGTCGGCCTCCCTGCACGGGGGAAAAGTTATGTGACCAAGAAATTGGCTCGCTACTTAAACTGGCTGCAGCATGACACCGAAATCTTCAACGTAGGAGAACGTCGTCGCGTTGCAGCTGGCAAATCTCCCTCGCCTCCTGGAAGGCATAGGAATCATAGAACCAGTTCAATTCAAAAGGATCTCGTCGATTCGGTACGACGTTTGAGCGTCAGCGTTGGCGCTGCGAACCACCTCCGGAAGAGTACAATCCCTTCTGAAGCCATAATATCGCCCCCCGGGGCCCATGAGCCTGCGGCTTCCCCTCCCGAACTTGAAAACTCACTTCCACCCCCTGTTGTCCCCACGAAGATCCTTGTTAACgggaaggaggaagaccCGTCTCTGGAGCAAAATGGAGTCACTATTGTGCCACCATTTAATGCGTCACCAGAAGACAAAAGGGCTATGCAAGAAGCGTCCCCTGAACCGCTTGACCAGTCTGCAAGCTTCTTCGACCCTAAAAATCAGCTGGCCGTGAAGCTTAGAGAGCAGGTGGCCCTGGACACCTTAGACGAACTGTTGGACTATATCCTCGACAGAGGTGGCAGCGTTGGCATCCTTGACGCAACTAATAGTACGATGGAGCGCCGCAAAGCAATTGTAGATCATATTCGCAAGCGTGCTGGCCCTGAGCTCGGTATATTGTTCCTTGAGAGCAGCTGTGTGGATCAAGAGCTGCTGGAGGCCAACATGCGCTTGAAATTGTCAGGTCCGGACTATAAGGGCCAGAACCCAGTGAAAGCATTGGAGGATTTCAAGAAGCGTGTTCAACTATACGAGAAATCGTATGTGCCCCTCGGCGAATACGAAGAAAAACATAATATGGCTTATATCAGGATGATCGACGTGGGTCGCAAAGTTGTGTCGCATCAGACCCACGGTTTTCTCTCATCCCAAGTCGTCTACTACCTGTTGAACTTCAATCTATCACCGCGGCAAATATGGATTACCAGGCACGGCGAGAGTAAGGATAACCAGGCAGGCCGAATCGGTGGTGACTCGGAACTCAGCGAAAATGGCCATCGCTATGGCAAAGCACTCACCCGATTCATCGATCACCAGCGAAACGAGTGGGAAATGAACCAGAGACAGAAAGAGATGATGCAGAAGTTTCCCCCACGTCCGGGTGATAGCACTCCGCCCAACCCTTCGTACATTCCTAGTGACCGGCCACGCAATTTCTGTGTTTGGTCCTCCATGATGCAGCGTGCGATTTCGACAGTCGAGTCTTTCAACGAGGACGAATATGATGTCAAACAAATGAAGATGCTCGACGAGCTTCATGCGGGAAAGATGGAGGGCATGACATATGAGGAAATCCGTGAAAAATTTCCCGACGAATACGCGACCCGCAAACGCGACAAGCTTTACTACAGGTATCCAGGAcctggaggagaagggtatCTGGATGTTATCAACCGACTTAGAGCAGTGATTGTCGAGGTTGAGCGAATGACCGATCATGTTTTGTTAGTCACTCACCGAGCCGTAGCACGCGTCCTTCTGGCTTACTTCAAGGGCCTCAAATGCGATGAGGTGACAGACTTAGACGTGCCTTTGGGAATGTTGTATATGCTTGAGCCCAAGCCATACGGGGTTGAGTTCAAAGCATATCGCTACAACCCAGACACCGACTGGTTTGACTATATTCCCAATTTTGAGCTACGCCAGACCAGCGCCAATTAGATCGTACGATGACTTCCGCTATGGATAGAGACGATATGTGCTCTCCATCGTTAGAAGCTTGCACCGATCCCCGCCGTGTCCTTGGAATCGTTATGACTTGCTTATGAAATGAATATTTGGCTTTGGCTATGACTATGGTGTTACAGTTCGCTAGCCGTCATTGTACGCTTCGTGAAATCCTTGATCAGGTAACATTCGCCGCTGGTGTTATGGTTTTTCTGGCGTTGATAAGTGCAGCCGGTTATGTAACCAACATATGTAATGTAAGGAAAGATTTGTTTCCTCTTTCTGTTTATCTTCTGGTCGTCAATGTTGTACTTCGCTCCGAGTGACGATCCACAATGGCTGGATCTCTTACTCGTTTGCTTGTGGCTTATGGCGATTTCATCTGTTTGCATGGCATTGCGTTGGCGTTGAGGTCAAGTTATTTTCCACAAAGTCCTTATGCAGAAAACGGATTCCGTGTGATTTAGAAGGGTGTAATAGTAGATAGTGGTGCCATGGCCTACAGGCTCTCTACGCACGTGTCTGCTGCTAGTCCCCGTTTGGCACGCGTTTCCTAGATGACAATCAATGGATTTCTCAAGTATCGGGCATGACTGAACTACAACCCTTATTCATTGCACTTCCCCAACCATCCCCTGGTACTCTAGCCTAAGAGTTCTGCTTCGCCTGCTCAAAAACCTGCAAAAATGCCGAGGGATCCTCGGCTCCCCCAATGGCATATTGCCCTTGGATCGTGTAATAGGGCACACCAGTAACCAATTGCCTCTGGGCTCGAGCTGCCTCCAAGTCGACTTCCTGCCCTCCATCATCGGAATCCAGAAGTCTCTCTACTTCACCGCGATCCAGCCCGGCCAGAACCGCAGCCTCCAGGAGTATCTTCTGGTCTGTGATATTCCCCCCCTCCTCAAAGTATGCCTTAAAAAGATTCTCGACAACCCTTGTTTGCAAGCCCCCGACTACACCCAGCTCAGTGGCTGCGGGAGCGCCagcttccctttccttcttcccagcATACCAAATCACCCGGTGCGAATCCCGTGTGTTCCCCAGCCTGCCGGAGAAATTGAACGCTATCCCTTCTTGTCGTCCAACCTCACCGAGTTTGTTAGAGATCTGAGAGAatccatcttccccaaaCCGGCTGATATAGTACTCTCTCTTGTCTAGGCCCGGGTAAGGCGGGTTGTCAGGTCTCAGGTAGTAGGCGTGCCAGGTGAGAGTGAATGTATCAGTGGGGTGGACTGATTTATGGGTTGCAATGGCGCGGGAAAGACGGCGCAAGCCTACGTAGCACCACTAGTTGGTAGGTTAGATATAAGTCGTGTATGAAGGAGGAAACGAAGAGAATGGGGTCGTACCGGACAGACGCTGTCCGAGATGATCTGAATGTTAAAGTTCGTCATAGTAATAGCAATATGTTTGTTCAGATGGGCCAGTTTCTGATAAATCATAAATAAGATCAAAGAGGTTCTTACTGAAACATGGCTATGtatgtgatatatatatcaatatagaTGTACTACTtcaatactagtagtagtagtcaaCCAAGTATACATGGCTTAAtaatttgatttgatttgtcAGCAAGTATTTAAATTGATGTATGAGCAAAAGTTTGTGTGTTGCTGCTTTACAAGATTTTCGTTTATTCAGTCTCACAATTGTTATGGATGTCACTTGTAAACCACAACCCGGGTATACTAGGAGATAGTCCAAAGAGTAGGTAAGCTGACTTATAAGCCGTATAGTAAAGTACTAATAAGTACGCAGCAGTATCTTTGTGGCTTTATTCCCACCGCTGATATCATCTTGCATCTAGAGAATGACATCATAGCAAAAAAATTCCGGGGATggaaaagggaataaaatGAGGATCGAACCATTAAACTTGATTTCCATAGCAGACTCGGTTCGTTACTCATTAGGAAATAGGT
The sequence above is a segment of the Aspergillus flavus chromosome 4, complete sequence genome. Coding sequences within it:
- a CDS encoding putative dithiol-disulfide isomerase (DSBA-like thioredoxin domain protein); translation: MIYQKLAHLNKHIAITMTNFNIQIISDSVCPWCYVGLRRLSRAIATHKSVHPTDTFTLTWHAYYLRPDNPPYPGLDKREYYISRFGEDGFSQISNKLGEVGRQEGIAFNFSGRLGNTRDSHRVIWYAGKKEREAGAPAATELGVVGGLQTRVVENLFKAYFEEGGNITDQKILLEAAVLAGLDRGEVERLLDSDDGGQEVDLEAARAQRQLVTGVPYYTIQGQYAIGGAEDPSAFLQVFEQAKQNS
- a CDS encoding fructose-6-phosphate 2-kinase/fructose-2, 6-biphosphatase (unnamed protein product) is translated as MTSASTPDSLQNRVPDSSDGGSSNGCSRPGIGKDANLMPPAKTLVGRALGNDLHSDAHRGSQASKDGVGFALTDTPISTAPSSPQFNANNTPTTTASTPGRVRATTLDIPGLTKSKVSPDGRIAQRDVGSKLVIVMVGLPARGKSYVTKKLARYLNWLQHDTEIFNQNGVTIVPPFNASPEDKRAMQEASPEPLDQSASFFDPKNQLAVKLREQVALDTLDELLDYILDRGGSVGILDATNSTMERRKAIVDHIRKRAGPELGILFLESSCVDQELLEANMRLKLSGPDYKGQNPVKALEDFKKRVQLYEKSYVPLGEYEEKHNMAYIRMIDVGRKVVSHQTHGFLSSQVVYYLLNFNLSPRQIWITRHGESKDNQAGRIGGDSELSENGHRYGKALTRFIDHQRNEWEMNQRQKEMMQKFPPRPGDSTPPNPSYIPSDRPRNFCVWSSMMQRAISTVESFNEDEYDVKQMKMLDELHAGKMEGMTYEEIREKFPDEYATRKRDKLYYRYPGPGGEGYLDVINRLRAVIVEVERMTDHVLLVTHRAVARVLLAYFKGLKCDEVTDLDVPLGMLYMLEPKPYGVEFKAYRYNPDTDWFDYIPNFELRQTSAN